In Stieleria varia, one genomic interval encodes:
- a CDS encoding methyltransferase family protein, whose translation MLVLAQFVLSAVIVLSADWRHPDPIALGLSLPGALIAIAAWWAIGWSRIRIQPSPTQRTVLTTHGPYRWIRHPMYTGLLLFTAALLLSPLSVWRTVLWLVLLGVLIAKLLHEEAMLRKHFEAYSSYQQSTYRLLPLVW comes from the coding sequence ATGCTCGTTCTGGCGCAGTTCGTTCTTTCTGCGGTGATCGTGTTGTCCGCAGACTGGCGGCATCCTGACCCGATCGCACTCGGACTCAGCCTGCCCGGTGCGTTGATCGCCATCGCGGCATGGTGGGCGATCGGCTGGAGTCGAATCCGTATCCAGCCTTCGCCCACCCAGCGAACCGTCCTGACAACACACGGACCCTATCGATGGATTCGCCATCCCATGTACACAGGTCTGCTGCTGTTCACCGCAGCACTGCTGTTGAGCCCCCTCTCCGTCTGGCGAACAGTGCTTTGGTTAGTGCTGCTGGGCGTGCTGATCGCCAAGCTACTTCACGAAGAGGCCATGCTGAGAAAGCATTTCGAGGCGTACTCCTCCTATCAGCAGAGCACCTATCGATTGCTACCTCTGGTCTGGTAA
- a CDS encoding 2-hydroxyacid dehydrogenase produces MKIAVFSTKPYDESFLRAASENHSHTLTFLEPRLTAKTAALANGFDAVCAFVNDQLDSDVIHTLSDHGVRAIALRCAGFNNVDLAAASECGVTVVRVPAYSPHAVAEHTAALVLALNRKIHRAYTRVRDGNFALGGLLGFDLNGRRVGVVGTGKIGEIFAKIMSGFGCKLLGFDVQQNPECERLGMQYVSLDELFAESDVISLHCPLTPQTHHLIDAAAIQKMKPGVMIVNTSRGAVIDTGAVINGLKSGKIGHLGIDVYEEEADLFFEDLSSQVIPDDMLSRLLTFPNVIVTGHQGFFTEEALSCIAETTLQNLTDLESTGNCPNAVTTTG; encoded by the coding sequence GTGAAAATCGCTGTGTTCAGCACCAAGCCGTACGACGAGTCGTTTCTGCGTGCCGCATCAGAAAACCACTCCCATACGCTGACGTTCCTGGAACCGCGTCTCACCGCCAAGACGGCCGCATTGGCCAATGGCTTTGATGCCGTCTGTGCGTTTGTCAACGATCAGTTGGACAGCGACGTGATCCACACTCTGTCCGATCATGGCGTACGAGCGATCGCATTGCGTTGCGCCGGATTCAACAATGTCGATCTCGCTGCGGCGTCTGAGTGTGGCGTCACCGTGGTCCGAGTACCGGCCTACTCACCTCATGCCGTTGCCGAGCACACCGCGGCACTGGTATTGGCCCTGAACCGCAAGATCCATCGAGCGTACACTCGTGTGCGTGACGGCAATTTTGCGTTGGGGGGACTGCTGGGGTTTGATCTCAATGGCCGCCGCGTCGGCGTCGTGGGTACCGGCAAGATCGGGGAGATCTTTGCCAAAATCATGTCAGGATTTGGCTGCAAGCTGCTGGGATTCGATGTCCAGCAGAACCCGGAATGCGAGCGGTTAGGAATGCAATACGTTTCGCTCGACGAGCTGTTCGCCGAGTCCGACGTCATTTCGCTGCACTGCCCTCTGACCCCACAAACTCATCATTTGATCGACGCTGCGGCGATCCAGAAGATGAAACCAGGGGTCATGATTGTGAACACGAGTCGCGGCGCGGTCATCGATACCGGCGCAGTCATCAACGGGCTCAAGAGCGGCAAGATCGGGCACCTGGGAATTGACGTTTACGAAGAAGAAGCCGATTTGTTTTTCGAGGATCTCTCCAGTCAAGTCATTCCCGATGACATGCTGTCGCGACTGCTGACCTTTCCCAACGTCATTGTCACCGGCCACCAAGGATTCTTTACCGAAGAAGCCTTGAGCTGCATTGCCGAAACGACTCTGCAAAACTTGACCGACCTGGAAAGTACCGGCAATTGTCCCAACGCGGTCACGACGACTGGATAG
- a CDS encoding group I truncated hemoglobin — MTDDARVLFDRLGGTAAVAKIVQEAYDRIMDDPMLSPFFADTSMERLKHMQYQFLAAAFDGPVAYSGAELTQVHAGRGITARHFARFCEHFADAMQSHDVNQKDLDDALARLAIYKDRVTGDTNVGG, encoded by the coding sequence ATGACCGACGACGCGAGAGTACTTTTCGACCGCCTGGGGGGAACCGCAGCCGTCGCAAAAATCGTTCAGGAAGCCTACGACCGCATCATGGACGACCCCATGTTGTCGCCGTTTTTTGCCGATACGTCGATGGAGCGACTCAAACACATGCAGTATCAGTTCTTGGCGGCCGCGTTCGACGGCCCCGTCGCGTACTCCGGCGCAGAACTGACTCAGGTGCACGCCGGTCGCGGGATCACCGCTCGGCACTTTGCCCGGTTCTGTGAGCACTTTGCCGACGCCATGCAATCTCATGATGTGAACCAAAAGGACCTGGATGACGCGTTGGCTCGACTGGCAATCTACAAGGATCGGGTCACCGGCGATACGAACGTGGGTGGCTGA